Proteins encoded by one window of Catharus ustulatus isolate bCatUst1 chromosome Z, bCatUst1.pri.v2, whole genome shotgun sequence:
- the LOC117010290 gene encoding inositol 1,4,5-trisphosphate receptor-interacting protein-like 1, with product MNSIVLLFVLLKSLIQYPQLMGDAWDEETRFRMEVHAKQLEWERIRLEQEMEPLTLKQVQLMELLQLLAVAVLGFLVLVLWLMGCKRSMRRKGHEEVNNVANEEEVRKGDANEEVDVGNADNDDANREEDGNDDGNVQEVGNASANGEDNIENEVVSEAANAENNDRAHSVYQGDNDLDENIGRILMERIQWPVQDLQAGCEWTRNLMDNFALYFGHVLSNTFYPGLQGAIGVGSAFEGWSPREHDVVYQVLIPMTPPRGHSFHLELDSAGQRHKRNFRIRVQLECTCMKEQQAENMLCFLHHSREELRRNQDPSLLDSLCTNSYLDVKKTAYWFYQLVRAIWPALPQSHNWHLKLLPSRRSCQFQVTNGREIFRIKMLFGVRRGDSDIFVSSQPREAHTKSTTWPETYAVAEMKFFKHIAKQAPPDSVHFKCLEFFTRLLLAFSFPTHTTKTIVMHLLNVTPVSRWSRRHLLNRLLDISQSLCLCVLVKRLSHFILGNQRLPQDIRLPPDVQAAQPYNLFHRLAEEADAHSQAMNDYQVLRMWLKRILLGQH from the coding sequence ATGAATTCCATTGTTCTGCTTTTCGTGCTCTTGAAAAGCCTCATCCAGTACCCACAGCTCATGGGTGATGCTTGGGATGAGGAAACACGTTTTCGCATGGAAGTGCATGCaaagcagctggaatgggagaggattcggctggagcaggagatggagccTCTCACCCTGAAGCAGGTGCAGCTCATGGAGCTCTTGCAGCTCTTAGCTGTTGCTGTGCTCGGGTTCCTTGTCTTGGTCCTATGGTTGATGGGGTGCAAAAGGAGCATGAGGAGAAAAGGCCATGAAGAAGTGAACAATGTTGCAAATGAAGAGGAAGTTAGAAAGGGGGATGCAAATGAAGAAGTAGATGTTGGAAACGCAGACAATGATGATGCAAATCGGGAGGAAGATGGCAATGATGATGGCAATGTACAGGAAGTTGGCAATGCTTCTGCAAATGGAGAAGATAATATTGAAAATGAAGTTGTCAGTGAAGctgcaaatgcagaaaacaatgaTCGTGCACACTCAGTCTATCAAGGAGACAATGATTTGGATGAAAACATTGGAAGAATTCTAATGGAACGCATACAGTGGCCTGTACAGGACCTGCAGGCAGGCTGTGAGTGGACAAGGAACCTCATGGATAATTTTGCACTTTACTTTGGACATGTCTTATCAAACACCTTCTATCCAGGCCTGCAAGGAGCCattggggtgggcagtgccttCGAAGGTTGGAGTCCACGTGAGCACGATGTTGTGTACCAGGTGCTCATTCCCATGACTCCTCCCCGAGGCCACAGCTTCCACCTGGAGTTGGActctgcagggcagaggcaCAAGAGGAACTTCCGTATCCGCGTGCAGCTGGAGTGCACCTGCATGAAGGAACAGCAGGCTGAGAAcatgctgtgcttcctgcaccaCTCCAGGGAGGAGTTGAGGAGGAATCAGGATCCCAGCCTCCTAGACAGCCTGTGCACCAACTCCTACCTGGATGTGAAAAAAACCGCCTACTGGTTCTACCAGCTGGTGAGAGCCATCTGGCCAGCTTTACCTCAGTCACACAACTGGCATTTaaagctgctgccctccagACGCTCCTGCCAATTCCAAGTGACCAATGGCAGAGAAATCTTCAGGATTAAGATGCTCTTCGGGGTACGCAGAGGTGACTCAGACATCTTTGTGAGCAGCCAGCCTAGAGAGGCCCACACCAAAAGCACAACCTGGCCTGAGACTTATGCTGTGGCAGAGATGAAATTCTTCAAGCACATCGCCAAGCAGGCACCCCCTGACAGTGTGCACTTCAAATGTCTTGAGTTTTTCACCCGTCTTCTGCTGGCCTTCAGCTTTCCCACCCACACCACGAAGACCATTGTCATGCACCTGCTCAATGTGACGCCCGTGTCACGGTGGAGCAGGAGACATTTGCTGAATCGGCTGCTGGATATCAGTCAGAGCCTGTGCCTATGTGTGCTAGTAAAACGCCTCAGCCACTTCATTTTGGGCAACCAGAGGCTGCCTCAGGACATCCGTTTACCTCCAGACGTTCAAGCTGCTCAGCCATACAATCTCTTCCATCGCCTGGCAGAGGAAGCAGATGCCCACAGCCAGGCGATGAATGACTACCAGGTTCTGCGAATGTGGCTCAAAAGAATCCTTCTCGGACAGCACTGA